A window from Streptomyces sp. NBC_00299 encodes these proteins:
- a CDS encoding HelD family protein produces the protein MSTRADDPLDPLSRERSHLAVSRSALRAMREDVESLDISDVTANWVNAEVLARQIDDRIKALADLSDTPLFFGRLDYLHAPGAEEAEGAEGERPRPEDAYQTLHIGRRHVHDAQGDPMVIDWRAPVSQPFYRASKKDPMDIALRRRFGYTGGDLTAYEDEHLSDPAEAARTSKLLQQEIERPRVGPMRDIVATIQPEQDEIVRSGLGGTVCVQGGPGTGKTAVGLHRVAYLLYAHRERLARTGTLVIGPNRSFLHYIEQVLPALGELSVRQATVDDLVAHVEVRGADDAAAAVIKGDARMAEVLRRAVYAHVTMPAEPVVVVRGSRRWRVPAYELEEIVRELLARDIRYGAAREALPQRIAHAVLVQMERSGEAPDDRVQDAVARNSAVKAAVKAIWPPVDPAKLVLRLLADADFLAEHAAGVLDADEQKTILWAKPARSVKAAKWSAADAVLIDEANDIVARTSSLGHVVLDEAQDLSPMQYRAVGRRCTTGSATVLGDLAQGTTPWATRSWDEALAHLGKSEGVIEELTAGFRVPTDVIAYASRLLPHIAPGLTPVASIRENPGFFEVREVSEASEVIAACGELLRREGSIGLIAADARVPVLAEGLAAAGITYLAPGEETTEQTRLTLVPASLAKGLEYDYVVLDEPQAVVDGEPDERTGLRRLYVALTRAVSGLVVVHGGSLPGQLG, from the coding sequence TTGTCCACGCGCGCCGACGACCCACTCGACCCGCTCTCGCGAGAGCGCTCCCACCTGGCCGTGTCCCGTTCCGCCCTGCGTGCCATGCGCGAGGACGTCGAGTCCCTCGACATCAGCGACGTCACCGCGAACTGGGTCAACGCCGAGGTCCTCGCCCGCCAGATCGACGACCGCATCAAGGCCCTGGCCGACCTCAGCGACACCCCGCTGTTCTTCGGCCGGCTCGACTACCTGCACGCCCCCGGCGCCGAGGAGGCCGAGGGCGCGGAGGGCGAGCGCCCGCGGCCGGAGGACGCTTATCAGACACTGCACATCGGGCGCCGGCATGTGCACGACGCCCAGGGCGACCCGATGGTCATCGACTGGCGGGCACCGGTGTCCCAGCCGTTCTACCGGGCGTCCAAGAAGGACCCGATGGACATCGCGCTGCGCCGCCGCTTCGGCTACACGGGCGGGGACCTCACGGCGTACGAGGACGAGCACCTCTCCGACCCGGCGGAGGCCGCCCGCACCAGCAAGCTGCTCCAGCAGGAGATCGAGCGCCCGCGCGTGGGCCCGATGCGGGACATCGTGGCGACGATCCAGCCGGAGCAGGACGAGATCGTACGGTCCGGGCTCGGCGGCACGGTGTGCGTGCAGGGCGGTCCGGGCACGGGGAAGACGGCGGTGGGCCTGCACCGGGTGGCCTATCTGCTCTACGCCCACCGTGAGCGGCTCGCCCGCACCGGCACGCTCGTCATCGGGCCGAACAGGTCCTTTCTGCACTACATCGAGCAAGTCCTCCCGGCGCTGGGCGAGTTGAGCGTCCGGCAGGCGACGGTGGACGACCTCGTGGCGCACGTCGAGGTGCGCGGGGCGGACGACGCGGCGGCGGCCGTCATCAAGGGCGACGCGAGGATGGCGGAGGTGCTGCGGCGCGCGGTGTACGCGCACGTCACCATGCCGGCGGAGCCGGTGGTCGTCGTACGAGGATCCCGTCGCTGGCGCGTGCCGGCGTACGAACTCGAAGAGATTGTCCGTGAGTTGCTCGCCCGTGACATCCGCTACGGCGCCGCCCGCGAGGCCCTCCCGCAGCGCATCGCGCACGCCGTGCTGGTGCAGATGGAGCGGTCGGGGGAGGCGCCGGACGACCGGGTGCAGGACGCGGTGGCCCGCAACAGCGCGGTGAAGGCCGCCGTCAAGGCGATCTGGCCGCCGGTCGATCCGGCGAAGCTGGTGCTGCGGCTGCTCGCCGACGCGGACTTCCTGGCCGAGCACGCGGCCGGGGTCCTCGACGCGGACGAGCAGAAGACGATCCTGTGGGCGAAGCCGGCGCGGTCGGTGAAGGCCGCCAAGTGGTCCGCGGCGGACGCGGTGCTGATCGACGAGGCGAACGACATCGTGGCGCGTACGTCGTCCCTCGGACATGTCGTGCTCGACGAGGCGCAGGATCTCTCGCCGATGCAGTACCGGGCGGTGGGCCGGCGTTGCACGACCGGTTCGGCGACGGTGCTGGGGGATCTGGCGCAGGGTACGACCCCCTGGGCGACCCGGAGCTGGGACGAGGCGTTGGCCCACCTCGGCAAGTCGGAGGGGGTCATCGAGGAGCTGACGGCCGGTTTCCGCGTCCCGACGGACGTCATCGCCTACGCCTCCCGCCTCCTCCCCCACATCGCGCCCGGGCTGACGCCGGTGGCGTCGATCCGTGAGAACCCGGGGTTCTTCGAGGTCCGTGAGGTGTCGGAGGCGTCGGAAGTCATCGCCGCGTGCGGGGAGTTGCTGCGCCGGGAGGGGTCGATCGGGCTGATCGCCGCGGATGCGCGGGTTCCGGTGCTGGCGGAGGGGCTCGCGGCGGCGGGGATCACGTATCTGGCACCCGGCGAGGAGACGACCGAGCAGACCCGGTTGACGCTGGTGCCCGCGTCGCTCGCGAAGGGTCTGGAGTACGACTACGTCGTCCTGGACGAGCCCCAGGCTGTGGTGGACGGGGAGCCGGATGAGCGGACGGGGTTGCGGCGGTTGTATGTCGCGCTGACGCGGGCGGTGTCGGGGTTGGTGGTGGTGCACGGGGGGTCGCTGCCGGGGCAGTTGGGGTGA
- a CDS encoding copper homeostasis protein CutC, whose product MSKRAVLEVIALGVEDAVAAQAGGADRLELVTDMAADGLTPPVGTFAGIRAAVDIDLRVMLRLADGFAAGDVARLVRVAQELRDAGADEFVLGFLDADGGVDLEAVERVVSELDGCRWTFHRAIDRAADRDALRKQLDGMPGLDTYLTAGSPTGVDDGLAVLLAEAARVREPGYEQRILVGGGLRLDHVPTLLTAGIDAFHIGGAARPDGWEGPVSVGAVAEWRAVLDGVS is encoded by the coding sequence ATGAGCAAGCGTGCAGTCCTGGAGGTGATCGCCCTCGGCGTCGAGGACGCGGTCGCCGCCCAGGCCGGGGGTGCGGACCGGCTCGAACTGGTCACCGACATGGCCGCCGACGGGCTCACCCCGCCGGTCGGGACCTTCGCCGGGATCCGAGCCGCCGTCGATATCGACCTGCGCGTGATGCTGAGGCTGGCGGACGGGTTCGCCGCCGGGGACGTGGCGCGGCTCGTGCGGGTGGCGCAGGAGCTGCGGGACGCCGGGGCGGACGAGTTCGTGCTCGGGTTCCTCGACGCCGACGGCGGGGTGGACCTCGAAGCCGTCGAGCGGGTGGTGAGTGAGCTGGACGGGTGCCGGTGGACCTTCCACCGGGCCATCGACCGGGCCGCCGACCGGGACGCGCTGCGCAAGCAGCTGGACGGCATGCCGGGCCTGGACACCTACCTCACGGCCGGCTCGCCCACCGGCGTCGACGACGGCCTCGCCGTCCTGCTCGCCGAGGCGGCCAGGGTCCGGGAGCCCGGGTACGAGCAGCGGATTCTGGTGGGGGGTGGGCTGCGGCTCGACCATGTGCCGACCCTGCTGACCGCCGGCATCGACGCCTTCCACATCGGCGGCGCGGCCCGTCCGGACGGCTGGGAGGGGCCGGTGTCGGTGGGCGCGGTGGCCGAGTGGCGGGCTGTGCTGGACGGGGTTTCGTAG
- a CDS encoding DNA repair helicase XPB, with amino-acid sequence MNGPLIVQSDKTLLLEVDHERADECRRAIAPFAELERAPEHIHTYRVTPLGLWNARAAGHDAEQVVDALVTYSRYPVPHALLVDIADTMDRYGRLTLSKHPTHGLVLTTTDRPVLEEVLRSKRVAPLVGARIDPDTVAVHPSERGQIKQTLLKLGWPAEDLAGYVDGEAHPIELNEDGWALRPYQKQAVENFWHGGSGVVVLPCGAGKTLVGAGSMAQAKSTTLILVTNTVSARQWKHELVKRTSLTEEEIGEYSGTKKEIRPVTIATYQVLTTKRKGVYPHLELFDSRDWGLILYDEVHLLPAPVFKFTADLQARRRLGLTATLVREDGRESDVFSLIGPKRFDAPWKEIEAQGYIAPADCVEVRVNLTDAERLAYATAEQEEKYRFCATTDTKRKVTEAIVRRFAGQQILVIGQYIDQLDELGEHLNAPVIKGETSNAQREKLFDAFREGEISVLVVSKVANFSIDLPEATVAIQVSGTFGSRQEEAQRLGRVLRPKADGHQAHFYSVVARDTIDQDFAAHRQRFLAEQGYAYRIVDADEILAEG; translated from the coding sequence GTGAACGGACCACTGATCGTCCAGTCGGACAAGACCCTGCTCCTGGAAGTCGATCATGAGCGGGCCGATGAGTGCCGTCGGGCGATCGCCCCGTTCGCGGAGCTGGAGCGGGCTCCCGAGCACATCCACACCTACCGGGTGACACCGCTCGGCCTGTGGAACGCCCGCGCGGCCGGACACGACGCCGAGCAGGTCGTGGACGCACTGGTCACGTACAGCCGCTACCCCGTGCCGCACGCGCTGCTCGTCGACATCGCCGACACGATGGACCGCTACGGCCGTCTGACGCTCTCCAAGCACCCGACGCACGGCCTCGTCCTCACCACCACCGACCGCCCGGTCCTGGAGGAGGTGCTGCGCTCGAAGCGGGTCGCGCCGCTCGTCGGTGCCCGCATCGACCCGGACACCGTCGCCGTGCACCCTTCCGAGCGCGGCCAGATCAAGCAGACGCTGCTGAAGCTGGGCTGGCCGGCCGAGGACCTCGCCGGGTACGTCGACGGCGAGGCCCACCCGATCGAGCTGAACGAGGACGGGTGGGCGCTCAGGCCCTACCAGAAGCAGGCCGTGGAGAACTTCTGGCACGGCGGCAGCGGGGTCGTGGTGCTGCCGTGCGGCGCCGGCAAGACCCTCGTCGGCGCCGGTTCGATGGCCCAGGCGAAGTCGACGACCCTCATCCTCGTCACGAACACCGTCTCGGCCCGCCAGTGGAAGCACGAGCTGGTGAAGCGGACGTCGCTCACCGAGGAGGAGATCGGCGAGTACAGCGGTACGAAGAAGGAGATCCGCCCGGTCACCATCGCCACGTACCAGGTGCTGACGACGAAGCGGAAGGGTGTCTATCCGCACCTGGAGCTCTTCGACTCCCGGGACTGGGGCCTGATCCTCTACGACGAGGTCCACCTGCTGCCGGCGCCGGTCTTCAAGTTCACCGCGGACCTCCAGGCCCGCCGCCGCCTGGGCCTGACCGCGACCCTGGTGCGTGAGGACGGCCGCGAGTCGGACGTCTTCTCCCTGATCGGCCCGAAGCGGTTCGACGCGCCCTGGAAGGAGATCGAGGCGCAGGGCTACATCGCGCCCGCCGACTGCGTCGAGGTCCGCGTCAACCTCACCGACGCCGAGCGGCTCGCGTACGCCACCGCCGAGCAGGAGGAGAAGTACCGCTTCTGCGCGACGACCGACACCAAGCGGAAGGTCACGGAGGCCATCGTCCGCCGGTTCGCGGGGCAGCAGATCCTGGTCATCGGCCAGTACATCGACCAGCTCGACGAACTGGGCGAGCATCTGAACGCCCCGGTCATCAAGGGCGAGACCTCCAACGCCCAGCGCGAGAAGCTCTTCGACGCCTTCCGGGAGGGCGAGATCAGCGTCCTCGTCGTCTCCAAGGTCGCGAACTTCTCCATCGACCTGCCGGAGGCCACGGTCGCCATCCAGGTCTCGGGCACCTTCGGGTCCCGCCAGGAGGAGGCCCAGCGCCTCGGCCGTGTCCTGCGCCCGAAGGCCGACGGCCACCAGGCCCACTTCTACTCGGTCGTCGCCCGCGACACCATCGACCAGGACTTCGCCGCCCACCGCCAGCGCTTCCTGGCGGAGCAGGGGTACGCGTACCGGATCGTGGACGCGGACGAGATCCTGGCGGAGGGGTAG
- a CDS encoding GNAT family N-acetyltransferase, whose amino-acid sequence MRDMGGERVQEAVASSVALLRTAVDRDWTGVKAGRLEWSCHNTAFHIAEDLIAYAANLAGRAQDDYVPFEITLDEGTGNEGLIHVIETTGALLTAAVRTAPREVRAFHPYPFRSANREGFAAMGVAEVLLHTHDIAEGLGVAYEPPAELAGFVITTIFPHVRPGPDPWRTLLWATGRGDLPGRAPVTEWRWRNNLVLATDRLTLQGVTPASAADLSAGGDGGFTWVVGGPFEGTREAAGMISKAYEEGVHRPEFGLFVLVRREDDLAVGGIGFHGVPDEEGTAEVGYDLVEGVRGRGYASEALSALSEWALARDDVRLLCAAIDAENAPSQRVVARAGYVRTSVEEERAAREQHDMDDSLRLYVRRGHPGAP is encoded by the coding sequence ATGCGAGACATGGGCGGGGAACGCGTACAGGAAGCCGTGGCGAGCAGCGTGGCGCTGCTGCGGACGGCGGTGGACCGGGACTGGACCGGGGTGAAGGCCGGCCGGCTGGAGTGGAGTTGCCACAACACGGCGTTCCACATCGCCGAGGACCTCATCGCGTACGCCGCCAACCTGGCCGGCCGCGCCCAGGACGACTACGTCCCCTTCGAGATCACCCTCGACGAGGGCACCGGCAACGAAGGGCTGATCCACGTCATCGAGACGACCGGCGCCCTCCTCACCGCAGCCGTCCGCACCGCCCCGCGGGAGGTCCGCGCCTTCCACCCGTACCCCTTCCGCAGCGCGAACCGCGAGGGCTTCGCCGCGATGGGCGTCGCCGAAGTGCTGCTGCACACGCATGACATCGCCGAGGGGCTCGGGGTGGCGTACGAACCGCCCGCCGAGCTGGCCGGGTTCGTCATCACGACGATCTTTCCGCACGTCCGGCCCGGCCCCGACCCCTGGCGCACCCTGCTCTGGGCCACCGGCCGCGGCGACCTGCCCGGCCGCGCCCCGGTCACCGAGTGGCGCTGGCGCAACAACCTCGTCCTGGCCACCGACCGCCTCACCCTCCAGGGCGTCACCCCCGCGTCCGCCGCCGACCTGAGCGCGGGCGGCGACGGCGGGTTCACGTGGGTCGTGGGCGGCCCCTTCGAGGGGACGCGGGAAGCTGCCGGGATGATCTCGAAGGCGTACGAGGAAGGGGTGCACCGCCCCGAGTTCGGCCTGTTCGTCCTCGTACGGCGGGAGGACGACCTCGCGGTCGGCGGCATCGGCTTTCACGGCGTCCCCGACGAGGAGGGCACGGCGGAGGTCGGCTACGACCTCGTGGAGGGCGTCCGCGGACGCGGCTACGCGAGCGAGGCGCTGAGCGCGCTGTCGGAGTGGGCCCTGGCCCGGGACGACGTACGCCTCCTCTGCGCGGCGATCGACGCCGAGAACGCCCCGTCACAGCGCGTCGTCGCCCGCGCCGGATACGTGCGCACAAGCGTCGAGGAGGAGCGGGCGGCACGGGAGCAGCACGACATGGACGACTCCCTGCGGCTCTACGTCCGCCGCGGGCATCCCGGGGCGCCCTAG
- a CDS encoding HD domain-containing protein — protein sequence MADLHTPAALNTLRTRFAQALDATRSPATTPDPTPYADNLLTRWQEPQRHYHTLTHLTAVLDRIDELAEHAGDPDVVRLAAWFHDAVYFPDRSENEERSARLAERALTEAGVPAERTAEVARLVRLTVTHDPAPDDPDGQVLCDADLAILAAPPSAYAAYTAAVREEYHFVPNDAFREGRAAILRQLLDLPSLFSTPYGKEKWEATARYNLAAELEMLSL from the coding sequence ATGGCCGACCTCCACACCCCCGCCGCCCTCAACACCCTCCGCACCCGCTTCGCCCAAGCCCTCGACGCAACCCGCTCCCCCGCCACCACCCCCGACCCCACCCCCTACGCCGACAACCTCCTCACCCGCTGGCAGGAACCGCAGCGGCACTACCACACGCTCACCCACCTCACCGCGGTCCTGGACCGCATAGACGAGTTGGCTGAGCACGCCGGCGACCCGGACGTCGTGCGGCTCGCCGCCTGGTTCCACGACGCGGTGTACTTCCCCGACCGCTCGGAGAACGAGGAGCGCTCGGCCCGCCTCGCCGAACGCGCCCTCACGGAAGCCGGCGTCCCCGCGGAGCGCACCGCCGAGGTGGCCCGTCTGGTCCGGCTCACCGTCACGCACGACCCCGCACCGGACGACCCCGACGGCCAGGTCCTGTGCGACGCCGACCTCGCGATCCTCGCGGCGCCGCCGTCCGCGTACGCCGCGTACACGGCAGCCGTCCGCGAGGAGTACCACTTCGTCCCGAACGACGCCTTCCGCGAGGGCCGCGCCGCGATCCTGCGCCAACTCCTGGACCTGCCAAGCCTGTTCAGCACGCCGTACGGAAAGGAGAAGTGGGAGGCAACCGCCCGCTACAACCTCGCCGCCGAGCTGGAAATGCTGTCGCTCTGA
- the istB gene encoding IS21-like element helper ATPase IstB gives MPTVQPYSRDPSPPTTTLGYALFATRWLQAPLYFGLVAAQGVYVYKFFNELWALILRCVTGQATENYVMLAVLKLVDVVMIANLLIMVIVGGYETFVSRIGLQGHRDQPEWLSHVNSNVLKVKLATAIVGISSVHLLQMFVDVHHTSRHALLWGTVIHMAFIASAGILAYMSGPMAAQSERAAQHAHQAHVPEEPAPQVFVPAQATARDDEPSAEERVRAAGFPARKLLEEFDSEHPHSFDREAVARLGKLDFVAARRNVVFVGPPGTGKTHLAVGLGVRACQAGHSVRFATAAQWAARLAGARDAGRLAEELTALDEHAVLIVDEVGYTPFEAGTAPLFFQLVAHRYERASLIVTSDRPLGRWDEIFGGPSALAMVDRLAHHAELVRIDGDSYRLRRPTAAWAD, from the coding sequence ATGCCGACCGTGCAGCCCTACTCGCGTGATCCGTCCCCGCCGACCACCACTCTCGGGTACGCCCTGTTCGCCACCCGCTGGCTGCAGGCCCCCCTCTACTTCGGCCTCGTGGCCGCCCAGGGGGTGTACGTCTACAAGTTCTTCAACGAGCTGTGGGCCTTAATCCTCCGCTGCGTGACCGGGCAGGCGACCGAGAACTACGTCATGCTCGCCGTGCTCAAGCTCGTCGACGTCGTGATGATCGCCAATCTGCTGATCATGGTGATCGTCGGCGGCTACGAGACGTTCGTCTCCCGCATCGGCCTCCAGGGCCACCGCGACCAGCCTGAGTGGCTCTCGCACGTCAACTCCAACGTGCTGAAGGTGAAGCTCGCCACCGCCATCGTGGGTATCTCCTCCGTCCATCTGCTCCAGATGTTCGTGGACGTCCACCACACCTCCCGCCACGCACTGCTGTGGGGCACGGTGATCCACATGGCGTTCATCGCCTCGGCGGGGATCCTGGCGTACATGTCGGGGCCGATGGCCGCGCAGAGTGAGCGGGCCGCTCAGCACGCCCATCAGGCGCACGTCCCCGAGGAACCCGCCCCGCAGGTCTTCGTCCCGGCGCAGGCCACGGCACGTGACGACGAGCCCAGCGCCGAGGAGCGGGTGCGCGCCGCCGGTTTCCCCGCGCGCAAGCTGCTGGAGGAGTTCGACTCCGAGCACCCGCACTCCTTCGACCGGGAGGCCGTGGCCCGGCTCGGCAAGCTGGACTTCGTCGCCGCCCGCCGCAACGTGGTCTTCGTCGGACCGCCCGGCACCGGCAAGACGCATCTGGCCGTCGGCCTCGGCGTGCGGGCCTGCCAGGCCGGCCACTCGGTGCGGTTCGCGACCGCTGCTCAGTGGGCGGCCCGGCTGGCAGGTGCACGGGACGCGGGCCGGCTCGCCGAGGAGCTGACCGCGCTCGACGAGCACGCCGTGCTGATCGTCGACGAGGTCGGCTACACCCCCTTCGAGGCGGGGACCGCGCCGCTCTTCTTCCAGCTGGTCGCGCACCGCTACGAACGTGCCTCGCTGATCGTGACCAGCGACCGGCCGCTCGGCCGCTGGGACGAGATCTTCGGCGGCCCCTCCGCGCTCGCGATGGTGGACCGGCTGGCCCACCACGCCGAGCTGGTACGGATCGACGGCGACAGCTATCGGCTGCGCCGCCCTACCGCAGCGTGGGCAGACTGA